In Aristaeella hokkaidonensis, the following are encoded in one genomic region:
- a CDS encoding peptidoglycan-binding domain-containing protein: MKKQTKLIILAVIAALCLLLAGCHNSADETNNNYQGTPGQFATVPPAQPQVIFPDTTDVSQQPTETPEPEPTDYVEPTSGTDQAFTDDSNGWIDLTAASTPQPLGSESTPVPDYFNTSGPIITTNSTSTPVPADAPSPTPKSLQKGFTDSDAVREVQKRLKELGYYKGSADGDFGPATEKAVIAFQKDHGLTADGKVGEKTLSKLNSSNTSSAKESSSSSSKESKATAVPKVSENTYLEQGKSGKQVKTMQNRLIELGWLSGSASGTYDDATEAAVIAFQKKAKLWADGKAGPKTLEALYSSNAPTSSKPASGSGETLERGSKGSEVKKLQNRLKDLGYLEGSVDGDFGEQTEAAVIAFQENNGLTADGKAGTATQNKIYNDAAKKKNAVSED; this comes from the coding sequence ATGAAAAAGCAAACGAAATTGATCATACTGGCTGTGATTGCGGCACTGTGCCTGCTGCTGGCAGGCTGCCACAACTCAGCAGATGAAACAAATAACAACTATCAGGGTACGCCTGGGCAGTTTGCCACGGTTCCGCCGGCACAGCCCCAGGTCATCTTCCCGGATACGACGGACGTCAGCCAGCAGCCTACGGAAACTCCCGAACCCGAACCCACTGATTATGTGGAGCCCACCTCCGGCACAGACCAGGCCTTTACCGATGACTCCAACGGCTGGATAGACCTGACTGCGGCGTCCACTCCTCAGCCTCTGGGCAGTGAAAGCACCCCTGTTCCGGATTACTTTAACACCTCCGGCCCCATCATCACCACTAACTCCACCTCAACCCCCGTACCGGCCGACGCCCCCTCTCCCACTCCCAAGAGCCTGCAGAAGGGCTTTACTGACAGCGATGCTGTGCGCGAGGTGCAGAAGCGCCTGAAGGAGCTGGGATACTACAAAGGATCCGCGGACGGAGATTTCGGTCCTGCAACAGAGAAAGCCGTTATCGCTTTCCAGAAGGATCACGGTCTGACCGCGGACGGCAAGGTCGGGGAAAAGACCCTGTCCAAGCTGAACAGTTCGAATACTTCCTCCGCCAAGGAATCTTCCTCCTCTTCTTCGAAGGAATCGAAAGCCACTGCAGTCCCGAAGGTGTCTGAAAACACTTACCTGGAGCAGGGCAAATCAGGCAAGCAGGTCAAAACCATGCAGAACCGCCTGATCGAGCTGGGCTGGCTGTCCGGCTCTGCTTCCGGAACCTACGATGACGCGACCGAAGCAGCCGTCATCGCATTCCAGAAGAAAGCCAAGCTTTGGGCGGACGGCAAGGCTGGCCCGAAAACCCTGGAAGCCCTGTACTCCTCCAACGCGCCTACCAGTTCGAAGCCTGCCTCTGGCAGTGGTGAAACCCTGGAGCGCGGCAGCAAGGGCAGCGAAGTGAAAAAGCTGCAGAACCGCCTGAAGGATCTTGGCTATCTGGAGGGCAGCGTCGACGGTGATTTCGGTGAACAAACCGAAGCGGCGGTCATTGCTTTCCAGGAAAACAACGGCCTGACCGCGGACGGCAAAGCCGGCACCGCCACCCAGAATAAGATCTACAATGACGCAGCAAAGAAAAAGAACGCGGTATCTGAAGATTAA